A single window of uncultured Pseudodesulfovibrio sp. DNA harbors:
- a CDS encoding DnaJ family domain-containing protein has protein sequence MFNFAQIVSEAHIKRAIKEGKFDNLEGKGKPLPKDEAENLPPELRMAYRVLKSSGYVPAEIAEENEIVRTIDLLAHMKDEQERYQQMQKLNVMILKMNERRGRPVQLDDSDEYYHRIVEKVRIAEKRFGTTHKNNE, from the coding sequence ATGTTCAATTTCGCGCAGATCGTGTCTGAAGCCCATATCAAACGGGCAATCAAGGAAGGCAAATTTGACAACCTTGAAGGGAAAGGCAAACCACTTCCCAAGGATGAAGCTGAAAATTTACCACCTGAACTGCGAATGGCGTATCGAGTGCTAAAAAGTTCTGGCTATGTTCCTGCTGAAATAGCTGAAGAAAACGAAATCGTACGCACCATAGATCTTCTGGCACACATGAAAGACGAACAGGAACGGTATCAACAGATGCAAAAACTGAACGTCATGATATTAAAGATGAACGAACGACGCGGCCGTCCGGTCCAGCTGGATGATTCGGATGAATATTATCACCGCATTGTAGAAAAAGTACGGATCGCAGAAAAACGATTCGGCACCACCCATAAAAACAACGAGTAA
- a CDS encoding 5-formyltetrahydrofolate cyclo-ligase, which yields MKGMDKQTLRTTLLKQRDSLTPEQVCDASRKVLEHIRTLPRWKDATEALIYWPIRGEVDLRPLVTELWQRDCRVLLPRCHPGANGKMDLACATCEGDLTPGPFSIMEPDAEKCPPKQDFCPDIALIPGVGFDRAGNRLGFGGGYYDRLLTTANMQNTLTVGIGYDFQFVEALPTEPWDKPMHAVCTDKELWRP from the coding sequence ATGAAAGGGATGGACAAACAGACGTTGCGTACAACGCTTCTGAAACAACGTGACAGCCTCACCCCGGAACAGGTGTGTGATGCCAGCCGAAAGGTCTTGGAACACATTCGTACCCTGCCACGATGGAAGGACGCCACCGAAGCACTCATATACTGGCCCATCAGGGGGGAAGTGGATTTGCGTCCTTTGGTCACCGAACTATGGCAACGTGACTGTCGAGTACTCCTGCCACGATGTCATCCCGGCGCAAACGGCAAGATGGATCTGGCCTGCGCAACGTGTGAGGGTGACCTCACGCCCGGTCCGTTCTCCATCATGGAACCGGACGCAGAGAAATGTCCGCCCAAACAGGATTTCTGCCCGGACATCGCTCTCATTCCCGGTGTTGGATTTGACCGCGCTGGCAATCGACTCGGCTTTGGCGGCGGCTACTATGACCGGCTTTTAACCACTGCAAACATGCAAAACACTCTGACCGTGGGCATTGGCTACGATTTTCAATTCGTGGAAGCTCTCCCCACCGAACCATGGGACAAACCCATGCACGCGGTCTGCACGGACAAGGAATTATGGCGGCCATAG
- the era gene encoding GTPase Era — translation MHKFGMVALIGPPNAGKSTLMNTYLGQKVAIVSPKPQTTRNRISGILTEEDAQIVFLDTPGIHQLRGKMNRFLLESAWNALSSSDAVVVLIDAALYCAKPHLLEKEIVPLVKPISESGRPVLVAVNKIDRVKEKDKLLPLMARVAEMWPEAEYIPVSALRGKGTDQLMDRILSLLPEGPPMFPEDQISTAPMRFMASEIIREKLFYSLRQELPYSTAVEIEQWDEESRDDMIIVNAVIYTSRKSHKGMIIGKQGSNLKRIGTDARKDISELTGSKVHLELWVKVREGWTEDPGFLRAMGLGE, via the coding sequence ATGCATAAATTTGGAATGGTCGCACTGATCGGCCCGCCTAACGCAGGCAAATCCACCCTGATGAACACCTACCTCGGACAAAAGGTAGCCATTGTATCCCCCAAGCCGCAGACAACACGCAATCGTATCAGCGGCATCCTGACCGAGGAAGATGCACAGATCGTATTTCTGGACACACCCGGTATCCACCAACTGCGCGGTAAGATGAATCGGTTTCTGCTGGAATCAGCCTGGAATGCCCTGTCCTCTTCAGACGCCGTGGTAGTACTCATCGATGCGGCCCTGTACTGTGCCAAACCACACCTGCTGGAAAAAGAAATTGTTCCGTTGGTCAAACCCATCAGCGAATCCGGCAGACCTGTGTTGGTAGCTGTCAACAAGATTGACCGGGTCAAGGAAAAGGACAAACTCCTGCCGCTCATGGCCCGCGTGGCCGAGATGTGGCCCGAAGCCGAGTATATCCCGGTGTCTGCCCTGCGCGGGAAGGGAACGGATCAACTCATGGACCGCATCCTCTCTCTTCTGCCCGAAGGCCCTCCCATGTTCCCGGAAGACCAAATTTCCACGGCTCCCATGCGCTTCATGGCATCCGAAATCATCCGTGAGAAACTGTTCTATTCTCTCAGGCAGGAACTTCCGTACTCCACAGCCGTTGAGATCGAACAATGGGATGAAGAATCTCGAGACGACATGATCATCGTTAATGCAGTCATCTACACCTCTCGTAAAAGCCACAAAGGTATGATCATTGGCAAACAGGGATCAAACCTTAAACGCATCGGCACAGACGCTCGAAAAGACATCAGTGAACTGACCGGCTCAAAAGTTCATCTGGAACTCTGGGTAAAGGTACGCGAAGGCTGGACGGAAGATCCGGGATTTCTCAGGGCCATGGGACTGGGGGAATAG
- a CDS encoding ATP-binding protein has translation MLAVLIHRVRLLTEAILLATLCCGLFFTYPAQAEHLSDHFTAVVLADFPPLYTTTGSGAPDGFALDVLKAVGAEAGIHYDLLVVETWAEALEAISTGEADFIPGIGITKPNKQKFIFTEVFETVSISCFVRSESTNIQGIADFPGRRIAFIDKTAPQTLLKTIPDVTLLPLRSVDKALFSLLSGKSDAIIFPEPFLWRTAQGIGIEDKIKVVGPPLMEVKRGYLLRKDHTELRDQLDKALHTYVASPAFNTVYLKWRGKPIPYWTTQKVISIGTILLILTVIGFSLWRWLSVSRINEKLKLSMERLVKTQAKLKARESQLSRAQELTSLGSLERDLITDEGQWSVGLYKVLGFPQSEKAPSTEEFRASLHPDDLKEYERKTNAVSPEAPSFFLEFRFRQPGKGTYKTGASVFSYEFSADGTPVRRIGAIQDITRQKRTEALLIEAKENAEAANISKSEFLANMSHELRTPLNGIMGMLQLMALEDIKPPHSEYVDTALSSCTSLARLIGDILDLSKVEAGKMELTPIPFNPSQLLLTVRDAFIQPAKEKGLKLSLLIDKNIPECVIGDSARLRQVLFNLVGNAIKFTEQGSVSIQVSQQPVKSSEASTLLFSVIDTGIGIPKAMQDKIFGAFTQVPGTSQKFQGTGLGLHIVKQLAALMNGKVSIKSAEGKGTTVHFSATFKWDDRSEAQCHAPMDMLAEDIPPQKILIVEDERVNQIAITKLVERLGHTTANANNGRIALEKLAEEDFDIILMDIQMPIMNGIETTRQIRLMKDEKKQAIPIIALTAHAMSGDREKFLEVGMDDYLAKPVSLDGLRAILNKILGT, from the coding sequence ATGCTTGCAGTTCTGATTCATCGCGTTCGGCTCCTAACCGAAGCCATCCTTTTGGCAACGCTTTGTTGCGGACTTTTTTTCACATACCCGGCTCAGGCAGAACATCTGAGCGATCACTTCACAGCGGTTGTTCTCGCGGACTTTCCTCCCCTATATACGACCACCGGCAGCGGCGCCCCGGATGGATTCGCTCTGGATGTGCTGAAAGCCGTTGGTGCCGAAGCTGGAATCCATTATGACCTACTTGTCGTGGAAACTTGGGCCGAAGCATTAGAAGCGATCTCCACAGGCGAGGCAGACTTTATTCCCGGCATAGGGATCACTAAACCGAACAAACAAAAATTCATCTTCACAGAAGTTTTCGAAACAGTGTCGATCTCCTGTTTTGTTCGCTCTGAATCCACTAACATCCAGGGAATCGCCGACTTCCCTGGACGCCGTATAGCTTTCATCGACAAGACAGCACCACAGACCTTGCTCAAGACAATTCCTGATGTCACCCTGTTACCGCTCCGCTCTGTTGATAAAGCCTTGTTCAGTCTTTTGTCAGGAAAATCGGATGCTATAATTTTTCCTGAACCGTTCCTGTGGCGGACGGCGCAAGGAATCGGCATTGAAGACAAAATCAAAGTCGTTGGTCCACCTCTTATGGAAGTCAAACGCGGATACCTCCTGCGCAAGGACCACACCGAATTACGCGACCAACTGGACAAGGCCTTACATACCTATGTGGCTTCTCCAGCCTTTAATACCGTATATTTGAAATGGCGAGGTAAACCCATCCCCTATTGGACTACGCAAAAAGTCATCTCCATTGGAACAATCCTTTTAATCTTGACGGTAATAGGATTCTCGCTTTGGCGTTGGCTGTCCGTGTCCAGAATCAACGAAAAACTTAAACTGTCCATGGAAAGACTGGTCAAAACTCAAGCAAAACTCAAGGCCAGAGAATCTCAACTCAGTCGAGCTCAAGAATTAACTTCGCTCGGCAGCCTTGAACGAGATCTCATCACGGACGAAGGCCAATGGTCCGTCGGACTGTATAAGGTCCTTGGCTTCCCCCAATCAGAAAAAGCTCCCAGCACAGAAGAATTCCGTGCGAGTCTTCACCCGGATGACCTCAAAGAATATGAACGGAAAACCAACGCAGTTTCCCCTGAAGCTCCATCCTTTTTTCTGGAATTTCGTTTCAGACAGCCGGGTAAGGGAACATATAAAACAGGTGCCAGTGTTTTTTCTTATGAATTTTCCGCCGACGGCACCCCTGTCAGACGCATAGGTGCCATTCAGGATATTACACGCCAAAAAAGGACCGAGGCCCTACTCATCGAAGCCAAAGAAAACGCGGAAGCCGCCAATATAAGTAAAAGTGAATTTCTTGCCAATATGAGCCATGAACTACGCACACCGCTCAACGGTATCATGGGCATGCTCCAACTCATGGCACTGGAAGACATCAAGCCTCCCCATTCAGAGTATGTTGACACAGCCCTTTCCTCTTGCACAAGTTTGGCTCGGCTCATCGGGGATATTCTTGATCTCTCCAAAGTCGAAGCAGGCAAAATGGAACTCACCCCGATTCCGTTCAACCCCAGTCAACTTCTCTTGACCGTACGGGATGCATTTATTCAACCAGCCAAAGAAAAAGGCCTGAAGCTTTCTCTTTTGATAGATAAAAATATTCCAGAATGTGTAATCGGAGATTCCGCTCGCCTGCGGCAGGTTCTTTTCAATCTCGTGGGCAATGCCATCAAATTTACCGAACAAGGATCGGTTTCGATTCAAGTTTCACAACAACCTGTGAAATCATCAGAAGCCTCCACACTCCTCTTCTCGGTCATCGACACAGGCATAGGTATCCCCAAAGCCATGCAGGATAAAATTTTCGGAGCATTCACTCAGGTGCCGGGTACGTCCCAAAAATTTCAGGGGACAGGGCTCGGCCTTCATATAGTAAAACAGTTGGCGGCTCTCATGAACGGCAAGGTTTCCATTAAAAGTGCCGAGGGCAAAGGAACCACAGTCCATTTTTCGGCCACATTCAAATGGGATGATCGATCCGAAGCCCAATGTCATGCCCCCATGGACATGCTGGCGGAAGATATCCCTCCACAGAAAATACTGATCGTGGAAGACGAACGGGTCAATCAAATCGCCATCACTAAGCTGGTGGAACGATTGGGGCATACCACGGCCAACGCGAATAATGGCCGGATAGCACTGGAAAAACTGGCTGAAGAAGACTTTGACATCATACTCATGGATATACAGATGCCCATCATGAACGGCATTGAAACCACTCGCCAAATTCGTTTAATGAAAGACGAAAAGAAACAAGCCATCCCAATCATTGCCTTAACGGCCCATGCAATGAGCGGAGATCGTGAGAAATTCCTCGAAGTCGGCATGGACGACTATCTTGCCAAACCAGTCAGTCTTGACGGCCTTAGAGCGATTCTCAACAAAATACTCGGAACGTAA
- a CDS encoding B12-binding domain-containing radical SAM protein, translating into MTKPDFPHIPWTEGDGPRILGINPWIHDFAAFNVWSRPVGLLACLDMVRRAGASVALMDCLNPTWGDMHWPKPGKYGTGHYPKEEIALPEQLSFMDRRFSRYGLPHEQVREALTALDPKPDAVMVSSIMTYWYPGALDVLDMAAELWPDTPRFLGGGYASLCADHAKKHANAHLQQGPLERSDNWADFWSRINSSIPQLPDNAGLSLALDLYEDPSYSIILGSRGCPFSCEYCASHALYPNFCQGSPNAIMRSIQSEYDRGVRDFSFYDDALLVNPKQWLWPVLDQITEHAPDLRLHTPNAMHIRRLTPEVCTRLKAAGLHTVRLGLETTDFDHRNDVKLTREEWESGARNLLDAGFDLDDIGVYILFGLPNQDLDNVAHAVEHVRAFGFRPHLAHYTPIPGSPMFETACTVSPYPLADDPLFQNNSIWPCVPGGFNWEKARKWKRLLHGETG; encoded by the coding sequence GTGACCAAACCTGATTTTCCACATATTCCCTGGACCGAAGGGGACGGCCCCCGCATTCTCGGCATCAATCCATGGATACATGACTTCGCTGCCTTCAATGTCTGGTCGCGGCCTGTGGGCTTACTCGCCTGCCTTGACATGGTGCGCAGGGCGGGAGCATCCGTGGCCCTAATGGACTGCCTGAACCCCACATGGGGAGACATGCATTGGCCCAAACCGGGCAAGTACGGCACCGGCCATTATCCCAAGGAAGAAATAGCACTCCCCGAGCAACTGTCTTTCATGGACCGACGATTCTCTCGCTATGGACTGCCACACGAACAGGTACGCGAAGCACTGACCGCGCTTGATCCCAAACCTGATGCAGTCATGGTCTCATCCATCATGACCTACTGGTATCCCGGCGCGCTGGACGTACTCGACATGGCCGCTGAACTCTGGCCGGATACGCCCCGTTTTCTGGGCGGCGGTTATGCCTCCCTGTGTGCGGACCATGCAAAAAAACACGCGAACGCACACCTGCAACAAGGCCCGCTTGAACGTTCAGACAACTGGGCTGATTTCTGGAGTCGCATTAATTCATCGATTCCACAATTGCCCGACAATGCAGGACTTTCATTAGCACTCGATTTATACGAAGACCCATCATACTCGATTATTCTCGGATCAAGAGGCTGCCCATTTTCCTGCGAATACTGCGCGAGTCATGCTCTGTACCCCAACTTCTGCCAAGGGTCGCCCAATGCGATCATGCGATCGATACAATCAGAGTATGACCGAGGAGTACGAGACTTCTCCTTTTATGACGATGCCCTGCTTGTCAACCCGAAGCAATGGCTCTGGCCGGTGCTTGATCAAATAACCGAACACGCTCCAGACCTCCGACTGCACACGCCCAACGCCATGCACATCCGTAGGCTTACACCAGAGGTCTGCACCAGACTCAAGGCAGCCGGTTTACACACTGTTCGACTCGGACTGGAGACCACAGATTTTGACCACCGCAACGACGTCAAACTCACCCGCGAAGAGTGGGAATCCGGCGCTCGCAACCTTCTGGATGCCGGATTCGATCTTGACGACATCGGCGTCTATATTCTGTTTGGCCTGCCAAATCAGGACCTCGACAATGTAGCCCATGCAGTTGAGCATGTCCGCGCCTTTGGATTCCGACCACACCTAGCACATTACACGCCCATTCCCGGTTCACCCATGTTTGAGACTGCCTGCACAGTTAGCCCATACCCACTAGCCGATGACCCGCTATTCCAAAACAACTCCATCTGGCCCTGTGTCCCCGGTGGATTCAACTGGGAAAAAGCTCGAAAATGGAAACGACTGCTTCATGGTGAGACAGGCTAA
- a CDS encoding TonB-dependent receptor, translating to MFARYVTLAVALTTLFLFTSHAFAEGDQEVRLKGVTVTAQKREENVQDVPVSMNVVTGIDIEEARITDLSELIQYTPNVFSTQSLDNRSMVIRGISTMNTALSPAVGLFVDDIPYAINRMQNPALLDVERVEVLRGPQGTLYGKNTESGAVNIITRQPDNELRGKIFGEYGFYDIGKAVPLYRAGGNVSGPILEDELFVAVAFQGKTSDSYMENIYDGDKSAAEYDQKLGRVSLRWTPAQVWDISFIVDAEKNRNKYAWLRYESGAGASDKHKSNWNGGNDWDTDSNNQVLKAKYSGKHFDLLSITSRSDYRTEILNDADFGPFNFGNQDFTFDSVSYNQELRLSSPNDGKALEWLVGLFGSKDKTFAKSHTPAYFAVRDTDIDIGTVAVFGQATYTLFDSLHLTVGTRYEHQNLEGKQTNQFAATPKYSHSETNDEFLPKLSIAYDLTDDIMAYGTYSKGFLSGGYNFHMGNNADDMYFKPEHTTSYEAGFKSVFWDSRLTVNAALFHIDIKDKQVIEWPVGGAPTLRRVSNAAQASSNGLELEVSARPWNEIEFFGGVGYTEAKFDNWVAPRPGGNSFDYKGKYLPNAPKYTYNLGAQYRAMNGLFLRGDLLGTGSYYCDSENTQKVDGYKTVNLKVGYSWEDVDAVLWANNVFNESYVVSRMAYMGSLVQDGEPRSTGLTLTYRF from the coding sequence ATGTTTGCACGATATGTCACTCTTGCCGTCGCATTGACGACGCTTTTTCTTTTCACGAGTCATGCCTTTGCAGAGGGTGATCAGGAAGTGAGGTTGAAAGGGGTAACAGTCACGGCTCAGAAACGGGAGGAGAATGTTCAGGATGTTCCCGTCAGCATGAATGTTGTCACGGGAATTGATATTGAGGAAGCTCGGATTACTGATTTGTCGGAATTGATTCAGTATACTCCTAATGTATTTTCAACCCAGTCACTCGATAATCGGTCCATGGTCATACGAGGGATATCAACCATGAATACCGCATTAAGTCCGGCAGTTGGTCTTTTTGTCGATGATATCCCGTATGCCATTAATAGAATGCAAAACCCTGCCCTTTTGGATGTCGAACGAGTCGAGGTTTTACGCGGTCCTCAAGGCACTTTGTACGGCAAAAATACAGAATCCGGCGCTGTTAATATCATCACCCGGCAGCCGGACAACGAGTTGCGCGGCAAAATCTTTGGTGAATACGGATTTTATGACATAGGCAAAGCCGTCCCCCTATACCGAGCGGGTGGTAACGTGAGCGGTCCTATTCTTGAAGACGAGCTGTTTGTTGCTGTCGCGTTCCAGGGTAAAACCTCTGATAGTTACATGGAAAATATTTATGATGGGGACAAAAGTGCTGCCGAGTATGATCAGAAGCTCGGCAGGGTTTCTTTGCGTTGGACTCCTGCACAGGTGTGGGATATTTCGTTCATCGTGGATGCAGAGAAAAATAGGAATAAATATGCATGGTTGCGATATGAATCTGGCGCCGGAGCCAGCGACAAGCATAAGTCCAACTGGAATGGCGGAAACGACTGGGACACGGACAGTAATAATCAAGTTCTCAAAGCCAAATACAGCGGCAAACATTTCGACCTGCTTTCCATTACAAGCCGAAGCGATTATCGGACCGAAATTCTCAATGACGCGGACTTCGGCCCTTTTAATTTTGGAAATCAAGACTTCACGTTCGACAGCGTTTCCTACAATCAAGAACTCAGGCTGTCGTCTCCCAATGATGGGAAAGCGTTGGAATGGTTGGTCGGCCTTTTCGGTTCCAAGGACAAGACGTTTGCGAAATCACACACCCCCGCATATTTCGCGGTGCGCGATACGGATATAGATATCGGAACAGTGGCCGTCTTCGGGCAGGCCACATATACACTGTTTGACAGTCTGCATCTGACTGTGGGGACTCGTTACGAACATCAGAATTTGGAAGGAAAACAAACCAACCAATTTGCTGCAACGCCCAAGTATTCTCATTCAGAGACTAATGATGAGTTCTTGCCGAAGTTATCGATAGCTTATGACTTGACTGATGATATCATGGCTTATGGAACGTATTCCAAGGGATTCCTGTCCGGAGGGTACAACTTCCACATGGGGAACAATGCTGATGACATGTATTTCAAGCCAGAACATACTACCAGCTATGAAGCCGGCTTCAAGTCTGTTTTCTGGGATAGCCGTCTTACCGTCAACGCCGCACTTTTCCACATCGACATCAAGGATAAGCAGGTGATTGAATGGCCGGTTGGTGGTGCTCCTACACTGAGACGGGTTTCGAATGCCGCTCAGGCGTCCTCCAACGGACTTGAGTTGGAAGTTTCGGCTCGTCCATGGAACGAAATCGAGTTTTTTGGTGGAGTTGGATACACTGAGGCCAAATTTGACAACTGGGTAGCACCGCGTCCTGGCGGCAACAGTTTTGATTACAAAGGCAAATATTTACCCAACGCCCCCAAGTATACCTACAATCTGGGAGCGCAATATCGGGCCATGAACGGTCTGTTCCTGCGGGGTGATCTTCTGGGAACAGGGAGTTATTACTGCGACTCGGAAAACACCCAAAAGGTGGACGGGTATAAGACCGTGAACCTCAAGGTCGGTTATTCATGGGAAGATGTTGATGCCGTTTTGTGGGCGAACAACGTGTTCAACGAAAGCTACGTCGTCAGCCGGATGGCTTATATGGGGTCACTCGTTCAAGACGGGGAACCTCGGAGCACCGGTCTGACTTTGACTTACAGATTCTAA
- a CDS encoding DUF4198 domain-containing protein codes for MKIVSQAIIALLLLVAPAHAHMLWVNAFESFAHKPGHTTVSIGWGHSLPIDDMTNSVNARTVVKDFSLIDPTGKVISLHIPASKVTKPFAKTSDVGIFDADTACQKILFNKNTTPGTYLAAAKTEIKSYTRYIDSKGRTRLALKPQNEVKDIEKVLFSVQYQAFAKSYFSVEKWISPKPVGHGLEITPLTDLSNVKVGDLVEVDVRFLGKPLSYGPTGIEYVTAFSPSFGQGKGFELFSYISEGKAQFEVQSVGQWVVNVFHNEPVTKDGPLKDLYGKVTSVNYGATLTFTAK; via the coding sequence ATGAAAATAGTATCTCAAGCTATTATAGCCTTGTTGCTGCTGGTTGCTCCCGCCCATGCGCATATGTTGTGGGTGAATGCCTTTGAATCCTTCGCGCATAAGCCCGGTCACACCACGGTATCTATCGGGTGGGGGCACTCCCTACCCATTGATGACATGACGAATAGTGTGAATGCCAGAACCGTCGTCAAGGATTTCTCTTTGATCGATCCGACCGGCAAAGTTATTTCATTACATATTCCTGCGTCAAAAGTGACAAAGCCCTTTGCAAAAACGTCTGATGTTGGGATTTTTGATGCAGACACCGCTTGTCAGAAGATCTTATTTAACAAGAACACAACACCCGGTACATATCTGGCGGCGGCAAAAACGGAAATTAAATCATATACCCGGTACATCGACTCCAAAGGACGAACTCGTCTGGCTTTGAAGCCTCAAAATGAGGTTAAGGATATCGAGAAGGTGCTGTTTTCCGTCCAATATCAGGCTTTTGCCAAATCGTATTTTTCTGTAGAAAAATGGATCAGTCCCAAACCTGTGGGGCATGGGTTGGAAATTACTCCCCTGACTGATCTTTCCAATGTGAAAGTGGGTGATTTGGTGGAAGTGGATGTCCGTTTTCTGGGAAAACCATTATCGTACGGCCCTACCGGAATTGAATATGTGACAGCATTCAGCCCTTCATTTGGGCAGGGGAAGGGATTTGAGCTGTTCTCATATATATCTGAAGGAAAAGCCCAGTTCGAGGTGCAAAGTGTCGGGCAATGGGTTGTGAATGTTTTTCATAACGAACCCGTAACAAAAGACGGTCCACTGAAAGACCTTTATGGAAAGGTGACGTCGGTCAATTACGGGGCCACCCTGACCTTTACCGCAAAATAA
- a CDS encoding polyphenol oxidase family protein, with the protein MAAIAFFPYQFIDIPNVACAFTSRRGGISEPPHDSANLSFDVNDDEQAVQNNRRAIFNRLELNGWCELNQIHGDIIHCDLEPTQPEIHATLDGDGLTTATPGIGLVIKTADCQPILLAHRSGKYIAGLHAGWRGNKINFPGSGVRRFCEQYNLKPKDIFAVRGPSLGPDAAEFINFDSDFGPNFKKYFNRSTNTVNLWQITRDQLMDAGLPENQIFGMDLCTMGLDDTFFSYRKACKTPNRDTGRQAGIIWIRGE; encoded by the coding sequence ATGGCGGCCATAGCGTTCTTCCCCTATCAGTTCATCGACATCCCCAATGTTGCCTGCGCCTTCACCTCTCGCCGGGGCGGAATCTCCGAACCACCCCACGATTCGGCGAATCTCTCCTTTGACGTCAACGACGACGAACAGGCCGTGCAAAACAATCGACGCGCCATTTTTAACCGTCTGGAATTGAACGGCTGGTGCGAACTGAACCAAATTCACGGCGACATAATTCATTGTGACCTGGAACCAACACAGCCCGAAATCCACGCGACTCTCGACGGAGATGGCTTGACCACGGCCACTCCCGGTATTGGACTGGTCATCAAGACCGCAGACTGTCAGCCCATCCTGCTCGCCCATCGTTCCGGCAAATATATCGCCGGCCTTCACGCTGGCTGGCGCGGCAACAAGATCAACTTCCCCGGCTCTGGAGTCCGTCGTTTTTGCGAACAGTACAATCTCAAGCCCAAAGACATCTTCGCAGTACGCGGCCCGTCCCTTGGTCCTGACGCTGCCGAATTCATCAATTTTGATTCAGATTTTGGTCCAAACTTCAAAAAATATTTCAATAGATCCACCAACACCGTGAACCTGTGGCAGATTACCCGCGACCAACTCATGGATGCAGGACTGCCTGAAAATCAAATCTTCGGCATGGATCTCTGCACCATGGGCTTGGACGATACCTTTTTCTCATACCGCAAAGCCTGCAAGACCCCGAACCGAGATACCGGCCGGCAAGCGGGTATTATCTGGATACGTGGAGAATAA
- a CDS encoding AraC family transcriptional regulator, producing the protein MNKNALINMTRDDEESFSLFWEGLQQQKTIVASDKLTSVMRHTLLQVLNCPYRGKVRSLFLESKTLELMSYKLEQIQNSRRKGMSRTATVRPADEERVQYAADLLVQDMQSPPDLSALCSAVGLSRSKLHSSFRLVHGCTPLEYLRDYRLASAKKMLKEGRCNVNEAAYWVGYESVGYFSKLFSARFLKTPKEFLRTNSRC; encoded by the coding sequence ATGAATAAGAACGCCTTGATTAATATGACTCGTGATGACGAGGAATCCTTTTCCCTTTTTTGGGAAGGGCTACAGCAGCAAAAAACGATTGTCGCGTCGGACAAGCTTACTTCCGTCATGCGCCATACCTTGCTTCAGGTCTTGAACTGCCCGTACCGAGGAAAGGTCCGATCCCTGTTTCTGGAGAGCAAGACTCTGGAGCTGATGAGTTACAAGCTTGAACAGATTCAAAATAGTCGTCGGAAAGGAATGAGCAGGACAGCTACGGTGAGGCCTGCCGATGAAGAGCGAGTTCAATATGCTGCTGATTTGCTGGTTCAGGATATGCAGAGCCCACCGGATCTTTCTGCCTTATGCAGTGCCGTCGGTCTGAGTCGCAGTAAGCTCCATTCCTCTTTTAGACTCGTGCATGGGTGCACCCCTTTGGAGTACCTGCGCGACTATAGACTTGCCTCCGCCAAAAAGATGCTGAAAGAAGGGCGCTGCAATGTCAACGAGGCTGCCTACTGGGTCGGCTACGAAAGTGTCGGTTATTTCTCCAAGCTTTTTTCGGCGCGTTTTTTGAAAACCCCGAAGGAATTTCTTCGCACGAACAGCCGTTGTTGA